The following coding sequences are from one Bombus terrestris chromosome 14, iyBomTerr1.2, whole genome shotgun sequence window:
- the LOC100649272 gene encoding segmentation protein even-skipped, with amino-acid sequence MIQDQREDETIVVDLVPPQYQMSPPRSPSPNISKTPEKDATVSQQQPLSSMDPNIRRYRTAFTREQLSRLEKEFHRENYVSRPRRCELAAELHLPESTIKVWFQNRRMKDKRQRMAMAWPYAMYTDPTLAATLLAAATASLPPPYHTAPGLPPTHLGHSYPTAAAYYATRYTPYPAASTGASSLHRPHPRNAAAYPHLLQPHPPLQPIHLPNLGVSTVGNTAFQVSNPPTSTSTTYMPTLLPESLSPVHSDASSDCDCVGAQNHHPHHNNNQQPILEKSSSSNSNHTTQQQIKLPTGISLSTSIQLPPKPPLFQPYTM; translated from the exons ATGATACAA GATCAAAGAGAAGATGAAACTATCGTCGTGGATCTTGTACCTCCGCAGTATCAGATGAGCCCTCCACGCAGCCCGTCGCCGAATATATCAAAGACTCCTGAGAAAG ATGCTACGGTATCGCAACAGCAACCGTTATCGTCGATGGATCCGAATATTAGAAGATATAGGACAGCATTTACTCGGGAACAACTATCAAGACTAGAGAAAGAATTTCACAGAGAGAATTACGTTAGCAGGCCTAGAAGATGCGAATTAGCGGCAGAATTACATTTGCCGGAATCAACAATCAAG GTTTGGTTCCAAAACCGTCGGATGAAAGATAAGCGGCAAAGGATGGCCATGGCGTGGCCATACGCGATGTACACGGATCCAACGTTAGCGGCAACCCTCTtggcagcagcaacagcaagtCTGCCACCTCCCTACCATACAGCTCCGGGTCTACCACCTACTCATCTGGGCCACAGCTACCCAACAGCGGCAGCTTATTACGCCACAAGATATACGCCGTACCCTGCAGCATCTACGGGCGCATCTTCACTTCATCGGCCACATCCTCGCAACGCGGCTGCGTATCCACATCTCCTGCAGCCTCACCCTCCTCTACAACCCATACATCTACCGAACTTGGGCGTTTCTACAGTGGGAAATACCGCCTTTCAAGTGAGCAACCCACCCACTAGCACGTCGACCACTTACATGCCGACGCTGTTACCCGAGTCCTTGAGTCCAGTTCACTCGGACGCCTCCAGTGACTGCGACTGCGTCGGGGCTCAAAATCATCATCCTCATCACAACAACAACCAACAACCAATACTCGAGAAAAGCTCGTCATCCAATAGCAACCATACCACTCAACAGCAGATCAAACTACCCACAGGTATCAGTTTATCTACCAGTATTCAACTACCTCCCAAGCCGCCATTATTTCAACCATATACAATGTGA